A region from the Cryptosporangium arvum DSM 44712 genome encodes:
- a CDS encoding SDR family NAD(P)-dependent oxidoreductase, translating to MDLGLDGARAVVTGGSRGLGLAIADSLAREGAWVGLIARGPDDLADAAEKVGRHGRPVVTVVADVTDPAALEVAVNEVAESLGGLDRVVANAGGTQGNGNLRTGTVDDFLGTYALNVGHAAALTKASLPHLEAAGRGSVLFVASVTGMKPGPRTAYAAAKAAEIHLAATLALELAPLNVRVNAISPGSILFEGGGWAHLKANDPERFENFRANEFPFGRLGHPEEIGDVAAFLLSDRASWITGANIAVDGGQGRPSARSFA from the coding sequence ATGGATCTGGGTCTGGACGGGGCACGCGCGGTCGTCACCGGGGGCAGCCGAGGGCTGGGGTTGGCGATCGCCGACTCGCTGGCCCGCGAAGGTGCCTGGGTGGGGCTGATCGCCCGCGGGCCCGACGACCTGGCCGACGCCGCCGAGAAGGTCGGCCGTCACGGGCGGCCGGTCGTGACGGTCGTCGCCGACGTCACCGACCCCGCCGCGCTCGAGGTCGCGGTGAACGAGGTGGCGGAGTCGCTCGGTGGCCTCGACCGCGTCGTCGCCAACGCCGGGGGCACCCAGGGCAACGGCAACCTGCGGACCGGCACGGTCGACGATTTCCTCGGCACGTACGCGCTCAACGTCGGTCACGCGGCGGCGCTGACCAAGGCCTCACTCCCCCACCTCGAGGCGGCCGGCCGCGGTTCGGTGCTGTTCGTCGCGTCGGTGACCGGCATGAAGCCCGGGCCGCGCACGGCCTACGCCGCGGCGAAGGCGGCCGAGATCCACCTCGCGGCCACGCTCGCGTTGGAACTCGCGCCGCTCAACGTGCGGGTGAACGCGATCAGCCCGGGCTCGATCCTGTTCGAGGGCGGCGGCTGGGCGCACCTGAAGGCGAACGACCCCGAGCGCTTCGAGAACTTCCGGGCCAACGAGTTCCCGTTCGGCCGGCTCGGGCACCCCGAGGAGATCGGTGACGTCGCCGCGTTCCTGCTCTCCGACCGGGCGTCCTGGATCACCGGCGCGAACATCGCGGTCGACGGCGGCCAGGGCCGCCCCAGCGCCCGGTCGTTCGCCTAG
- a CDS encoding ABC transporter substrate-binding protein, with translation MKIRVAGVALVAAFSLVLSACGGTESADSSSASAPAGPFEYKDARGKDVKISNTPTTVVAQSTVAAALLDAGYQVKGAYGELTPGADGKLSYQAGSLDPTKIEVLGKTYGEFDTEKYALMNPELLIDYTFDQKGLWYVPQAQASRVEKLAPTVAVPGNYKTTDEAIETFVELAGKLGADTSSPALSKAKSDYQAALAEVASVAKSSGLKVAIMSPGKDSLYVVNPAMLPEATTLKGQGLDVIDPTKATKDVFAQQSWEEATGYRDVDVILVDARNYDAAKADLAKIATWANLPAVKAGQVYPWYASAPYSYTSYAKIYQELATDLGAAKKL, from the coding sequence GTGAAAATTCGCGTCGCCGGCGTCGCTCTGGTAGCGGCCTTTTCGCTCGTTCTCAGTGCGTGCGGTGGTACGGAGAGCGCCGACTCCTCATCGGCCTCCGCGCCGGCCGGGCCGTTCGAGTACAAGGACGCCCGCGGCAAGGACGTCAAAATCTCGAACACCCCGACGACGGTCGTCGCGCAGAGCACCGTCGCCGCCGCGCTCCTCGACGCCGGCTACCAGGTCAAAGGCGCTTACGGCGAGCTGACGCCCGGCGCCGACGGCAAGTTGAGCTACCAGGCCGGCTCGCTGGACCCGACCAAGATCGAGGTGCTCGGCAAGACCTACGGCGAGTTCGACACCGAGAAATACGCGCTGATGAACCCCGAGCTGCTGATCGACTACACGTTCGACCAGAAGGGCCTGTGGTACGTCCCGCAGGCGCAGGCTTCGCGCGTCGAGAAGCTCGCGCCCACCGTCGCCGTGCCCGGCAACTACAAGACCACCGACGAGGCCATCGAGACGTTCGTCGAGCTGGCCGGCAAGCTCGGCGCGGACACCTCGTCGCCGGCGCTTTCCAAGGCGAAGTCCGACTACCAGGCCGCGCTGGCCGAGGTGGCTTCGGTCGCGAAGTCGTCGGGGCTCAAGGTCGCGATCATGTCGCCGGGCAAGGACAGCCTGTACGTGGTGAACCCGGCGATGCTGCCGGAGGCCACCACGCTGAAGGGCCAGGGCCTCGACGTCATCGACCCGACCAAGGCCACCAAGGACGTGTTCGCCCAGCAGAGCTGGGAAGAGGCGACCGGCTACCGCGACGTCGACGTGATCCTCGTCGACGCCCGCAACTACGACGCCGCGAAGGCCGACCTGGCGAAGATCGCGACCTGGGCCAACCTGCCCGCGGTCAAGGCCGGCCAGGTCTACCCGTGGTACGCGTCGGCGCCGTACTCGTACACCTCGTACGCGAAGATCTACCAGGAACTCGCTACGGATCTGGGTGCGGCGAAGAAGCTCTAG
- a CDS encoding FecCD family ABC transporter permease, with product MRGAVVGRQLAVFGIAVAALGCVVVLSLMVGRQSIALVNAVRALLPGAHGEIADIVRGLRLERTVVGVVVGLALGGAGALMQALTRNPLADPGLLGVNAGAAAVIVTGFTFFGITSGYPQVWLALAGAAIGSVAVYLLGGGGRAATTPARLALAGAALTAVLFAYMNGLAMRDQDTFDEMRFWVVGSVVNRGYDGLVAALPFIATGAVVALLVAPALNALALGEDTSRALGLGVGRTRALTGVAITLLCGGATAVAGPIVFIGLTVPHVARWLVGADQRRAVPLSMVLAAFFLVLCDTLGRVVSGGAEIQAGLVAAIFGAPIFIALVRRRMLAAA from the coding sequence GTGAGAGGCGCCGTGGTCGGACGACAGCTCGCGGTCTTCGGCATCGCCGTCGCCGCGCTGGGCTGCGTCGTCGTGCTGAGCTTGATGGTGGGGCGGCAGTCGATCGCCCTGGTGAACGCGGTCCGCGCGCTGCTGCCCGGTGCGCACGGCGAGATCGCCGACATCGTGCGCGGTCTCCGGTTGGAGCGCACGGTGGTCGGCGTCGTCGTCGGCCTAGCGCTCGGCGGCGCGGGCGCGCTCATGCAGGCGCTGACCCGCAACCCGCTGGCCGACCCCGGCCTGCTCGGCGTCAACGCGGGCGCGGCCGCGGTGATCGTCACCGGCTTCACGTTCTTCGGCATCACCAGCGGTTACCCGCAGGTCTGGCTCGCCCTCGCCGGCGCCGCGATCGGGTCGGTCGCCGTGTACCTCCTCGGCGGCGGCGGACGCGCGGCGACCACGCCGGCCCGTCTCGCGCTCGCCGGTGCCGCGCTCACCGCCGTGCTCTTCGCGTACATGAACGGTCTCGCGATGCGTGACCAGGACACGTTCGACGAGATGCGGTTCTGGGTGGTCGGCTCGGTCGTCAACCGCGGGTACGACGGGCTCGTCGCCGCGCTGCCGTTCATCGCGACGGGGGCGGTCGTCGCGCTGCTGGTGGCCCCGGCCCTGAACGCGCTCGCGCTGGGCGAGGACACGTCACGCGCGCTCGGGCTCGGCGTCGGGCGGACCCGGGCTTTGACCGGCGTCGCGATCACGCTGTTGTGCGGCGGGGCGACCGCGGTGGCCGGGCCGATCGTCTTCATCGGCCTGACCGTGCCGCACGTGGCGCGCTGGCTCGTCGGCGCCGATCAACGCCGGGCGGTGCCGCTCTCGATGGTGCTGGCCGCGTTCTTCCTGGTGCTCTGCGACACGCTCGGGCGGGTCGTCTCGGGTGGTGCGGAGATCCAGGCCGGGCTGGTGGCGGCGATCTTCGGCGCCCCGATCTTCATCGCGCTCGTGCGCCGACGGATGCTGGCGGCGGCATGA
- a CDS encoding M28 family peptidase: MPLSDFRPRRALVALTAATTLALAAATPAAAAPPDPGAALSKKLTSAVTTEGVFGHLRQFQKIADANRGTRASGTPGYDRSADYVARKLQHAGYRVSRQSFEFPYFQELNPSKFSQVSPAPKTFVNGTDFETLSFSGDGAAQGTVTAVDVNLTPPRASTSGCEATDFANFPKGNIALLQRGTCDFGVKATNAAAAGAVGLIVFNQGNGTEAANPDRFELFEGNAGGPVPIPAITVPYALGAQLAGTTNTVVRIETDTLSETRTTQNVLAETPGGRADNVVMAGAHLDSVPEGPGINDNGTGSAGLLEVALKYAPLAKKSPNKVRFAWWGAEEGGLLGSAHYVSALTPAQVADIGLYLNFDMIGSPNYLLAVYDGDNSTGTGTPPAGSGALETIFRKYLASRGQQVVDTEFDGRSDYGPFIAEGIGIPAGGLFTGAEGKKSAADVAKFGGVADVAYDPCYHQKCDSLSPKKDGADAAVYQRLTKAYGKKLVGNINVFALDLNSDAIADAVARLAWNTSGISEPGDAPKAAAAAAPSGGGQGPVPTV; encoded by the coding sequence ATGCCGTTATCCGATTTCCGCCCGAGACGCGCGCTCGTCGCGCTCACTGCCGCAACCACGCTCGCCCTCGCCGCCGCCACCCCCGCCGCGGCCGCTCCGCCGGACCCCGGCGCCGCGCTGTCGAAGAAGCTGACGTCGGCCGTGACCACCGAGGGCGTGTTCGGGCACCTGCGCCAGTTCCAGAAGATCGCCGACGCCAACCGCGGTACCCGGGCGTCCGGCACGCCGGGCTACGACCGGAGCGCCGACTACGTCGCGCGGAAGCTGCAGCACGCCGGTTACCGGGTCAGCAGGCAGAGTTTCGAGTTCCCGTACTTCCAGGAGCTCAACCCGTCGAAGTTCAGCCAGGTCAGCCCCGCGCCGAAGACGTTCGTCAACGGCACCGACTTCGAGACGCTCAGCTTCTCCGGCGACGGCGCGGCCCAGGGCACGGTCACCGCGGTCGACGTCAACCTGACGCCGCCGCGCGCGTCGACGAGCGGGTGCGAGGCCACCGACTTCGCGAACTTCCCGAAGGGCAACATCGCGCTGCTGCAACGCGGCACGTGCGACTTCGGGGTGAAGGCGACAAACGCGGCGGCGGCCGGTGCGGTCGGCCTCATCGTGTTCAACCAGGGCAACGGCACCGAGGCGGCGAACCCCGACCGGTTCGAGCTGTTCGAGGGCAACGCCGGTGGGCCGGTGCCGATCCCCGCGATCACCGTGCCGTACGCGCTCGGTGCGCAGCTGGCCGGTACGACGAACACCGTCGTCCGCATCGAGACCGACACGTTGTCGGAGACCCGCACCACCCAGAACGTGCTCGCGGAGACGCCCGGCGGGCGCGCGGACAACGTCGTCATGGCGGGTGCGCACTTGGATTCGGTGCCCGAGGGGCCCGGGATCAACGACAACGGCACCGGGAGCGCGGGTCTGCTCGAGGTGGCGTTGAAGTACGCGCCGCTGGCGAAGAAGTCCCCGAACAAGGTGCGGTTCGCCTGGTGGGGTGCGGAGGAAGGTGGGCTGCTCGGTTCGGCGCACTACGTGTCGGCGTTGACGCCGGCTCAGGTCGCGGACATCGGGCTGTACCTGAACTTCGACATGATCGGGTCGCCGAACTACCTGCTCGCGGTGTACGACGGGGACAACTCGACCGGGACGGGAACGCCGCCGGCGGGCTCCGGTGCGCTCGAGACGATCTTCCGGAAGTACCTGGCGAGCCGGGGTCAGCAGGTCGTCGACACCGAGTTCGACGGGCGCTCGGACTACGGGCCGTTCATCGCCGAGGGCATCGGGATCCCGGCCGGTGGGCTGTTCACCGGGGCCGAGGGGAAGAAGTCCGCGGCTGACGTCGCGAAGTTCGGCGGGGTGGCGGATGTCGCGTACGACCCCTGCTACCACCAGAAGTGCGACAGCCTGTCGCCGAAGAAGGACGGCGCCGACGCCGCGGTCTACCAGCGGTTGACGAAGGCGTACGGGAAGAAGCTGGTCGGGAACATCAACGTGTTCGCGCTCGATCTGAACTCCGACGCGATCGCGGACGCCGTGGCCAGGCTGGCCTGGAACACCAGCGGGATCTCCGAGCCCGGTGACGCTCCCAAGGCCGCCGCGGCCGCCGCCCCCAGCGGCGGCGGGCAGGGCCCCGTGCCGACCGTTTGA
- a CDS encoding MmcQ/YjbR family DNA-binding protein: protein MDVLETLRRICLALPEATERISHGAPTWAVRDKRTFVTFADHVHGDEHVAFWCPAPPGVQEEMVAVEPERFFRPPYVGPSGWLGVRLDGPDVDWDEITEIVTEAYRCVAPKTLVARLGTVIDQ from the coding sequence ATGGACGTCCTGGAGACGCTGCGGCGGATCTGTCTGGCACTGCCGGAGGCCACCGAGCGGATCAGCCACGGGGCACCGACGTGGGCGGTGCGCGACAAGCGGACGTTCGTGACGTTCGCCGATCACGTGCACGGTGACGAGCACGTCGCGTTCTGGTGTCCGGCGCCGCCCGGTGTCCAGGAGGAGATGGTCGCCGTCGAACCGGAGCGGTTCTTCCGGCCCCCGTACGTGGGGCCGAGCGGCTGGCTCGGTGTCCGGCTGGACGGTCCCGACGTCGACTGGGACGAGATCACCGAAATCGTCACCGAGGCGTACCGCTGCGTCGCGCCGAAGACGCTCGTCGCTCGCCTCGGTACCGTTATCGATCAGTGA
- a CDS encoding FecCD family ABC transporter permease codes for MTAVPVLAAGPVVLRVHRRSVVVCLVLGVLLLAAIVLSLAAGTNSFPLDQVFTAVFGEGKPATELIVAELRLPRAVTGALVGIALGISGGIFQSLTRNPLGSPDVVGFGQGATTGALVTMLLLHGGFVAASFGAVVGGVVTAALVFGLAYHRGSIAPLRIVLVGLGLALMLISVNQLLIVRSQLYDAQSASAWIVGSLAGREWNQVKLMGAVLVVGLVACVFLMRPLSLSEFSDERSMSLGLRIGRARFAAVGTGVLLASAAVAAAGPIQFVALPAPQIARRLTRAAGPNLTASGLTGGLLLVLADFLAREAFQPRLVPVGVVTGVVGGLYLAWLLSREWKKGRA; via the coding sequence ATGACCGCGGTACCTGTGCTCGCGGCGGGGCCCGTCGTGCTCCGGGTCCACCGTCGTTCGGTGGTGGTGTGTCTCGTCCTAGGCGTTCTGCTCCTGGCCGCGATCGTCCTGTCGCTCGCCGCCGGCACCAACTCGTTCCCGCTGGACCAGGTGTTCACGGCGGTGTTCGGTGAGGGCAAACCCGCCACCGAGCTGATCGTCGCCGAGCTGCGTCTGCCCCGGGCCGTCACCGGTGCGCTCGTCGGTATCGCGCTCGGCATCTCCGGCGGGATCTTCCAGTCGCTGACGCGTAACCCGCTCGGCAGCCCCGACGTCGTCGGCTTCGGACAGGGCGCCACCACCGGTGCGCTGGTCACGATGCTCCTGCTGCACGGCGGGTTCGTCGCGGCGTCGTTCGGCGCGGTGGTGGGTGGCGTGGTCACCGCGGCGCTGGTGTTCGGTCTGGCCTACCACCGCGGCAGCATCGCGCCACTGCGGATCGTGCTCGTCGGTCTCGGGCTCGCGCTCATGCTGATCTCGGTCAACCAGCTGCTGATCGTGCGGTCGCAGCTGTACGACGCGCAGAGCGCCTCCGCGTGGATCGTCGGCAGCCTCGCCGGGCGCGAATGGAACCAGGTGAAGCTGATGGGCGCGGTGCTCGTCGTCGGACTCGTGGCCTGTGTGTTCCTGATGCGGCCGCTGAGCCTGAGCGAGTTCTCCGACGAACGCTCGATGAGCCTCGGCCTGCGGATCGGACGGGCGCGGTTCGCGGCCGTCGGCACGGGTGTACTGCTCGCCTCGGCCGCCGTCGCCGCCGCCGGTCCGATCCAGTTCGTCGCGCTCCCGGCGCCGCAGATCGCGCGCCGCCTCACCCGCGCGGCGGGCCCGAACCTCACGGCGTCCGGCCTGACCGGCGGGCTGCTGCTCGTGCTGGCCGACTTCCTCGCGCGGGAAGCGTTCCAGCCCCGGCTCGTGCCGGTCGGTGTGGTCACCGGGGTCGTCGGTGGTCTGTATCTCGCCTGGCTGCTGAGCCGCGAATGGAAGAAGGGCCGGGCATGA
- a CDS encoding M28 family peptidase, with protein MRARTRRNRPTRAVGVVTTLVVAALTGVAAHQMTATATPTRAIRPAPAPTTEPTRTPGATPSSTPGTPAATPPAEAGLAAGRALAAQVTVDGVLSHLRAFQQIADGNKGTRASGVGHGYTRSADYVAGHLEAAGYRVTRSKFEFPYFEEVRPTTFRRTAPTTHPYRATIDFQILSYAGSGAVEARVHPVDVTLRPPRASTSGCETADFAGFPRGAIALVQRGSCDFSVKARHAVAAGAAGLIIFNQGNGTGRDRLDAFGGTLQEPFRIPAIGVSYAVGAELAASPARSVRIETETLSETRTTENVLAELPAKRAGRTVMVGAHLDSVPAGPGINDNGSGSAGVLEVALRYAELARTSSTPNTLRFAWWGGEEAGLLGSQHYVDSLTSAERERIALYLNFDMIGSPNYELGVYDGDRGPTGSAAIEKFFQGFLADHGQKSTASEFNGRSDYGPFIAKGIGIPAGGMDTGAEGIKPKSAVAKFGGVPGVAYDPCYHQACDGLGAVKDKDRRDDYRRLARAYGSRLVGNVNVVPLDLISDAIATAVGRYAYDVSDVVGSATPAP; from the coding sequence ATGCGCGCTCGCACCCGCCGCAACCGTCCGACGCGAGCCGTCGGAGTCGTGACGACACTCGTCGTCGCCGCACTGACCGGTGTGGCCGCCCACCAGATGACCGCGACCGCGACCCCGACCCGGGCGATCCGGCCCGCACCGGCCCCCACCACCGAGCCGACGCGCACCCCGGGTGCGACTCCGTCGAGCACCCCGGGCACCCCGGCCGCGACGCCCCCCGCGGAGGCCGGTCTGGCGGCCGGGCGCGCGCTCGCGGCCCAGGTGACCGTCGACGGCGTCCTGTCGCACCTCCGCGCGTTCCAGCAGATCGCCGACGGCAACAAGGGCACGCGGGCGTCCGGCGTCGGGCACGGCTACACCCGCAGCGCCGACTACGTCGCCGGCCACCTCGAGGCCGCCGGCTACCGCGTCACCCGGTCGAAGTTCGAGTTCCCGTACTTCGAGGAGGTCCGCCCGACGACGTTCCGGCGCACCGCCCCCACCACCCACCCGTACCGGGCGACCATCGACTTCCAGATCCTCAGCTATGCCGGTTCCGGTGCCGTCGAGGCCCGCGTCCACCCGGTCGACGTGACCCTGCGGCCGCCTCGCGCGTCCACCAGCGGCTGCGAAACCGCTGACTTCGCCGGCTTCCCGCGGGGCGCGATCGCGCTGGTGCAGCGCGGATCCTGCGACTTCAGCGTGAAGGCCCGGCACGCCGTGGCCGCGGGCGCGGCCGGCCTGATCATCTTCAACCAGGGCAACGGCACCGGCCGCGACCGGCTCGACGCGTTCGGCGGCACCCTGCAGGAGCCGTTCCGGATCCCGGCCATCGGGGTGTCGTACGCGGTCGGCGCCGAGCTCGCCGCGTCGCCGGCGCGGAGCGTCCGCATCGAGACCGAAACGCTGTCGGAGACGCGCACCACCGAGAACGTGCTGGCGGAGCTGCCCGCGAAGCGGGCCGGACGCACGGTGATGGTCGGGGCGCACCTGGACTCGGTGCCCGCCGGGCCCGGGATCAACGACAACGGCAGCGGGAGCGCCGGGGTGCTCGAGGTGGCGCTGCGCTACGCCGAACTGGCCCGTACCAGCAGCACGCCCAACACCCTGCGGTTCGCCTGGTGGGGCGGCGAGGAAGCCGGGCTGCTCGGATCCCAGCACTACGTGGACTCGCTGACCTCGGCGGAGCGTGAGCGGATCGCGCTGTACCTCAACTTCGACATGATCGGCTCGCCCAACTACGAGCTCGGCGTGTACGACGGCGACCGCGGACCGACCGGCTCGGCGGCGATCGAGAAGTTCTTCCAGGGCTTCCTCGCCGACCACGGGCAGAAGTCGACGGCCAGCGAGTTCAACGGACGGTCGGACTACGGGCCGTTCATCGCGAAGGGCATCGGCATCCCGGCCGGTGGGATGGACACCGGGGCCGAGGGGATCAAGCCGAAATCGGCGGTCGCGAAGTTCGGCGGTGTGCCCGGCGTCGCGTACGACCCCTGCTACCACCAGGCCTGTGACGGGCTGGGGGCGGTGAAGGACAAGGATCGTCGCGACGACTACCGCCGGCTCGCGCGGGCGTACGGGAGCCGGCTGGTCGGCAACGTGAACGTCGTACCGCTCGACCTGATCAGCGACGCGATCGCGACCGCGGTCGGCCGGTACGCCTACGACGTGTCCGACGTCGTGGGCTCGGCGACCCCGGCGCCCTAG
- a CDS encoding ABC transporter ATP-binding protein has protein sequence MTRLKAEHVALGYDGRTIVPDLDLAIPDGSFTAIVGANGCGKSTLLRGLARLLKPGRGSIVLDGKAIHEYSSKEVARRLGLLPQSQTAPDAISVRDLVARGRYPHQTLLRQWSPADQRAVDSALELTGVTELAGRLFDELSGGQRQRVWIALALAQETDILLLDEPTTYLDIAHQIDVLDLCARLRTERGSTLVAVLHDLNLAARYATHLVAMKSGAIVASGHPVEIITPSLIEQVFGLPCQVIDDPESGTPLVIPRMSTLKEVTS, from the coding sequence ATGACCCGATTGAAGGCTGAGCACGTCGCGCTCGGGTACGACGGGCGCACGATCGTGCCCGACCTCGACCTGGCGATCCCCGACGGGTCGTTCACCGCGATCGTCGGTGCGAACGGCTGCGGGAAGTCCACGTTGCTGCGTGGCCTCGCGCGGCTGCTGAAGCCGGGGCGCGGCTCGATCGTGCTCGACGGCAAGGCCATCCACGAGTACTCCTCGAAGGAGGTCGCCCGGCGGCTCGGCCTGCTGCCCCAGTCGCAGACCGCGCCCGACGCGATAAGCGTGCGTGACCTCGTCGCCCGCGGCCGGTACCCGCACCAGACGCTGCTGCGCCAGTGGTCGCCGGCCGATCAGCGGGCCGTCGACTCCGCGCTCGAGCTCACCGGCGTGACGGAGCTGGCCGGGCGGCTCTTCGACGAGCTCTCCGGCGGCCAGCGCCAGCGCGTCTGGATCGCGCTGGCCCTCGCCCAGGAGACCGACATCCTGCTCCTCGACGAGCCGACGACCTATCTCGACATCGCCCACCAGATCGACGTGCTCGACCTCTGCGCGCGTCTGCGTACCGAGCGCGGCTCGACGCTCGTCGCCGTGCTGCACGACCTCAACCTCGCCGCCCGCTACGCCACGCATCTCGTCGCGATGAAATCCGGCGCGATCGTGGCCTCGGGGCACCCCGTCGAGATCATCACGCCCAGCCTCATCGAGCAGGTCTTCGGCCTGCCCTGCCAGGTCATCGACGACCCGGAGTCCGGCACGCCGCTCGTGATCCCCCGCATGTCTACGTTGAAGGAAGTCACCTCGTGA
- the glyA gene encoding serine hydroxymethyltransferase: protein MSLHSAVVDGYRPAGLDGLRSADPEVAEILTAEYDRVRHGVQLTASENFTSAAVRAVLGSTLGDKHAEGYPGRRYYGGCEFIDQAEELGRARACALFGAEHANLQPHSGTLANLAAFAALLVPGDTVLAMEPRYGGHFTSGSSRNFSGKWFHTVGYGVRRSDERLDYDEIRDLARQHLPKLIVCGPTAYTRLIDYAAFREIADEVGAYFLVDAAQISGLVAGRAVPSPVPYADVVTTTSHKSLRGPRGGIVLCTRALARRVDNAVFPFLQGAPQMNNVAAKTVALGEAGELAFVDYAQRVLANASALADGLESAGLRLVTGGTDNHMVLVDLGDAQVSGAEAEQRCRDVGILLTKHVLPFDHRLPEEASGLRLGTLASTTQGMTEADMEFAAELIVRAIRGEQGVGDDVADLAARYPCYSPH, encoded by the coding sequence GTGTCACTGCATAGCGCGGTCGTCGACGGATACCGTCCGGCGGGCCTCGACGGACTTCGCTCGGCCGACCCCGAGGTCGCCGAGATCCTCACGGCGGAGTACGACCGTGTCCGGCACGGCGTGCAACTGACCGCGAGTGAGAACTTCACGTCCGCGGCGGTCCGCGCGGTGCTGGGCTCCACCCTCGGCGACAAGCACGCCGAGGGGTACCCCGGCCGGCGGTACTACGGCGGGTGCGAGTTCATCGACCAGGCCGAGGAACTGGGCCGGGCCCGGGCGTGCGCGTTGTTCGGCGCCGAGCACGCGAACCTGCAACCGCACTCGGGCACGCTGGCCAACCTCGCCGCGTTCGCCGCGCTGCTGGTTCCGGGCGATACGGTGCTGGCGATGGAGCCCCGCTACGGCGGTCACTTCACCAGCGGCAGCAGCCGGAACTTCTCCGGGAAGTGGTTCCACACGGTCGGGTACGGCGTCCGCCGGTCCGACGAGCGCCTCGACTACGACGAGATCCGCGATCTGGCTCGCCAGCACCTGCCGAAGCTGATCGTCTGCGGGCCCACCGCGTACACGCGGTTGATCGACTACGCGGCGTTCCGCGAGATCGCCGACGAGGTCGGAGCCTACTTCCTGGTCGACGCGGCGCAGATCAGCGGGCTGGTCGCCGGTCGCGCGGTGCCGTCGCCGGTGCCCTATGCGGACGTGGTCACCACCACCTCCCACAAGTCGCTGCGTGGCCCGCGGGGCGGCATCGTCCTCTGCACGCGTGCGCTGGCCCGTCGCGTCGACAACGCGGTGTTCCCGTTCCTGCAGGGCGCGCCGCAGATGAACAACGTCGCCGCGAAGACGGTCGCGCTGGGCGAGGCGGGCGAGCTGGCGTTCGTCGACTACGCCCAGCGGGTGCTGGCCAACGCGTCCGCGCTGGCCGACGGGTTGGAGAGCGCCGGGCTGCGTCTGGTCACCGGCGGCACCGACAACCACATGGTGCTCGTCGATCTCGGTGACGCCCAGGTGAGCGGCGCCGAGGCCGAGCAGCGTTGCCGTGACGTCGGCATCCTGCTCACCAAGCACGTGTTGCCGTTCGACCACCGGCTGCCCGAAGAGGCATCCGGGTTGCGTCTGGGCACGCTGGCGTCCACCACGCAGGGCATGACCGAGGCCGACATGGAGTTCGCCGCCGAGCTGATCGTCCGCGCCATCCGCGGCGAGCAGGGCGTGGGTGACGACGTCGCCGATCTCGCGGCGCGCTACCCCTGTTACTCGCCACACTGA